The region CCGGGCGTCCCGGTAGTAGCGCTCGACGTCGAAGTCAGTCGTGTAGCCGTAGCCGCCGTGGATCTGGACGGCCTCGTTGGTGATCGTCATGGCTGCCTCACTCGCGAAGTACTTCGCGATGCTGGCGTCCATTCGTGGATCTTTGCCCGCATCCTCCTTTCTGGCAGCCTCGCGCGTCAGCAGCCGGGCGGCCCGGAGTTGCGTCTCCATGTCGGCGAGCTTGTGCTGGATCGTCTGCACGTCCGAGAGGGGGCCGCCGAACTGCTCGCGTTCGGTGGCGTACGAGAGCGCATCATCCATCGCGGCCTGGGCCAATCCGACCGATTGGCTCGCGATTCCGATGCGTCCGCCAGTGAGAATCGACAGCGCGGCGCTCAGTCCCCGACCCTCCTCCGTGAGTCGGTTCCCGGCTGGGATCCGTACGTCGTCGAACAGCAGTGCGGTGGTGTCGCTCGCGCGAAGCCCGAGTTTCTCCTCTTTCTTGCCGACTTCGAGGCCCTCGCTGTCGGCGGGGACGAGGAACTGCGTGATCTCCCCGTCGCCAGTCTTCGCGAAGAGGATCACGACGCCCGCCCGCGAGCCGTTCGTGATCCACTGTTTCTTCCCATTGATGACGTATCCCTCTCCCTCTCGCTCGGCGTGCGTCGACATTGCCGCGGGGTTCGACCCGGCGTCGGGCTCGGACAGCGCGAACGCGCCGACGGGCCGCCCCGAAACCATTTCGGGAAGCCACCGCTCTTTCAGGTCCTCGCCGCCGAACTGGGCGATACAGGCGGTCGCGAGACAGTGCACGGAAAGCGCGGTTGCCACCGAGAGATGGCCATAGGCGAGCTCCTCGTTGACGAGACTGTAGGTCGTCCTGTCGGCGTCGAACCCGCCGTACTCCTCCGGGACCGTGAGTCCAGCGAGATCGAGTTCGGCCAGCCCGTCCCAGGCGTCTTCGGGAAACGTCTGCGTGCGGTCCGCTTCGCCAGCTTGGGGCCGTAGCTCCTCGGTTGCGAACTCCCGGACGAGATCCCGGATCGCGCGCTGTTCCGCGGTGAGTTCCATACCTCGGGTTGGATCGCGGTCGAAAAAAGACGATCGTTTCAGCGGCTCCGAAGCGAGGCCACGACCGTTTCTGGATCGGCATCGATCCCGCCACCCTGGGCGAACTCGGGGCCGCCACCACCGCCCCCGCCGAATTCCGTCGTCAGGGAATCGATCACCGCCCCCGCGTCAGTCTCGCTTGCGCTCGCGACCGCGATCGTCACGGGCCGCTCGTCGGTCGTAAGCGCGGCGACCTCACAGTCCTCGCCGGCCAGTTCGCGTGCCCGATTCGAGAGAACGTCGCCGTCGACGCCCGCGACCGAGCCGACGAGCCAGCGCTCGCCGGTACACTCGACGATCTCCTCGCGGAGGGCGTCGATCTGGAACGTGGCGATCCGGTTCAGGAGGTCGTCGCGCTCCCGTTC is a window of Halalkalicoccus subterraneus DNA encoding:
- a CDS encoding acyl-CoA dehydrogenase family protein, with translation MELTAEQRAIRDLVREFATEELRPQAGEADRTQTFPEDAWDGLAELDLAGLTVPEEYGGFDADRTTYSLVNEELAYGHLSVATALSVHCLATACIAQFGGEDLKERWLPEMVSGRPVGAFALSEPDAGSNPAAMSTHAEREGEGYVINGKKQWITNGSRAGVVILFAKTGDGEITQFLVPADSEGLEVGKKEEKLGLRASDTTALLFDDVRIPAGNRLTEEGRGLSAALSILTGGRIGIASQSVGLAQAAMDDALSYATEREQFGGPLSDVQTIQHKLADMETQLRAARLLTREAARKEDAGKDPRMDASIAKYFASEAAMTITNEAVQIHGGYGYTTDFDVERYYRDARITTIYEGTSQIQKSVIARGLLE